One part of the Torulaspora delbrueckii CBS 1146 chromosome 8, complete genome genome encodes these proteins:
- the ARC15 gene encoding Arc15p (similar to Saccharomyces cerevisiae ARC15 (YIL062C); ancestral locus Anc_7.252), whose product MDNWRRIDIDAFDPESGRLSAQDLIPPNETVVTLQELQPKISQLRSLASSGSMDSAVKLATSDPPYGADNSTKATYFQAVLEALTQVRQSDIANIIQQLSSEQQDVLVKYLYKGMSVPEGQKQGGILLAWFEKLTQKAGVNPIVRYLSDRRTI is encoded by the coding sequence ATGGACAATTGGAGGAGAATTGACATTGATGCTTTTGACCCTGAGAGCGGGAGGCTTTCCGCTCAGGATCTGATACCACCTAATGAGACTGTTGTGACATTACAGGAGCTACAACCTAAGATCTCCCAGCTGCGTTCGCTGGCTTCGAGCGGATCCATGGATTCTGCCGTAAAATTAGCCACGAGCGATCCTCCATATGGTGCAGATAACTCTACAAAGGCGACTTATTTCCAAGCAGTTTTGGAAGCTCTCACACAGGTCAGACAGTCCGATATCGCCAATATCATTCAGCAACTTTCTTCTGAGCAACAGGATGTGCTAGTCAAGTACCTTTACAAGGGAATGTCAGTCCCAGAGGGTCAGAAACAGGGTGGTATTCTGTTAGCATGGTTTGAAAAACTGACTCAAAAAGCCGGTGTGAACCCAATTGTTCGTTATCTCTCCGATAGAAGGACTATATAG